A single region of the Glycine max cultivar Williams 82 chromosome 20, Glycine_max_v4.0, whole genome shotgun sequence genome encodes:
- the LOC100819482 gene encoding uncharacterized protein isoform X1, with product MEGMWENILRNHQHSLKSLFHRSKPSSPNAAAADESAYSPKPIPLLSHLANSVVSRCSKILGMSPQELQHCFDSELPMGVKELLTYARHLLEFCSYKALHKLIHNSDFLNDNDFRRLTFDMMLAWEAPSVHTLSDNPSSSSSKEETAGDEDDASLFYSSSTNMALQVDDKKTVGLEAFSRIAPVCVPIADVVTVHNLFHALTSTSAHRLHFLVYDKYLRFLDKVIKNSKNVMAVSAGNLQLAEGEIVLHVDGTIPTQPVLQHIGITAWPGRLTLTNYALYFESLGVGVYEKAVRYDLGTDMKQVIRPDLTGPLGARLFDKAVMYKSTSVVEPVYFEFPEFKANLRRDYWLDISLEILRAHKFIRKYYLKEVQKSEVLARALLGIFRYRAVREAFRFFSSHYKTLLTFNLAETLPRGDIILQTMSKSLTNLAAVSVKRDIPVTVDTKRQPAVSPVAVMALFYLGFKSKKVTDICEEATFVSDIRVGEIHPLEVAVKKSLLDTGKAEAAQATVDQVKVEGIDTNVAVMKELLFPVIVSANRLQLLASWKDFYKSAAFLLLSCYMIIRGWIQYFIPSIFMFMAILMLWRRHLRKGRPLEAFIVTPPPNRNAVEQLLTLQEAITQFESLIQAANIILLKLRALLLAILPQATEKVALLLVFLAAVFAFVPPKYILLVVFVEFYTREMPYRKESSDRWIRRIREWWVRIPAAPVQLVKPDHESKKRK from the exons ATGGAGGGAATGTGGGAGAACATTCTTCGAAACCATCAGCACTCGCTGAAATCCCTATTCCACCGGAGCAAGCCTTCTTCTCCCAACGCCGCCGCCGCCGATGAGTCCGCCTATTCCCCCAAACCCATCCCCCTGCTCTCTCATCTCGCCAACTCCGTCGTCTCTCGCTGTTCCAA GATCCTTGGAATGTCGCCACAGGAATTGCAACACTGCTTCGATTCGGAACTCCCCATGGGCGTCAAAGAGCTTCTCACCTACGCCAGACACCTCTTGGAGTTCTGTTCCTACAAAGCTCTTCACAAACTCATTCATAACTCCGATTTCTTAAACGACAACGATTTCCGTCGTTTAACCTTCGACATGATGCTCGCTTGGGAGGCTCCCAGCGTCCACACCCTCTCA GATAACCCTTCTTCAAGTTCAAGTAAAGAGGAAACCGCTGGTGATGAGGATGACGCCTCCTTGTTCTATTCGAGTTCCACCAATATGGCGCTTCAG gtCGATGACAAGAAGACGGTGGGTCTAGAGGCTTTCTCGCGGATTGCTCCTGTCTGTGTTCCCATTGCTGATGTTGTAACTGTCCACAATCTCTTCCATGCACTCACTAGTACTTCCGCGCACCGCCTTCATTTTCTTGTTTATGACAAAtacctaagattccttgacaa GGTTATCAAGAATTCTAAGAATGTGATGGCTGTATCTGCTGGAAATCTTCAGCTTGCCGAAGGAGAGATCGTCCTCCATGTTGACGGGACAATTCCAACTCAACCAGTTCTTCAACATATTGGAATCACTGCATGGCCTG GGCGGTTGACCCTCACCAATTATGCTCTGTACTTTGAGTCACTGGGAGTTGGTGTATATGAGAAAGCTGTTCGATATGATCTGGGCACAGACATGAAACAGGTCATAAGGCCTGATCTGACTGGGCCCCTTGGTGCTCGCCTTTTTGATAAAGCTGTGATGTATAAATCAACTTCTGT AGTAGAGCctgtttattttgaattccCTGAATTTAAAGCAAACTTGCGTCGTGACTATTGGTTGGACATTAGTCTGGAGATCTTGCGTGCACACAAGTTTATCAGGAAATACTACCTTAAGGAGGTACAAAAATCAGAAGTGCTTGCCAGGGCTCTTCTGGGCATTTTCCGCTATCGTGCAGTTAGAGAAGCTTTCCGGTTTTTCTCATCCCACTATAAAACTTTACTTACGTTTAACCTAGCTGAAACTCTTCCGCGGGGAGACATAATCTTGCAAACCATGTCAAAGAGCTTAACAAATTTGGCTGCTGTTTCTGTTAAACGGGATATTCCTGTAACTGTAGATACAAAAAGGCAGCCGGCAGTGTCTCCAGTAGCAGTTATGGCACTTTTCTATCTTGGATTCAAATCAAAAAAGGTGACTGATATTTGTGAGGAAGCAACTTTTGTCAGTGATATCAGAGTTGGTGAGATACATCCCTTGGAAGTGGCAGTGAAAAAGTCCCTTCTGGACACTGGAAAAGCGGAAGCTGCACAGGCAACAGTGGACCAAGTGAAGGTTGAAGGAATTGATACAAATGTTGCAGTAATGAAg GAGCTACTATTCCCAGTCATTGTATCTGCCAACCGACTACAGCTTTTGGCCTCATGGAAAGACTTTTACAAATCAGCAGCCTTTTTGCTACTCTCCTGTTATATGATTATAAG GGGGTGGATCCAGTACTTTATTCCAtccatttttatgtttatggCAATTCTCATGCTCTGGCGAAGGCATCTCAGAAAGGGAAGACCATTAGAAGCCTTTATAGTAACTCCTCCCCCAAATCGAAATGCTGTAGAACAACTGCTGACGTTACAAGAGGCCATTACACAGTTTGAATCGCTTATTCAAGCTGCAAATATTATTCTCCTAAAATTGAGAGCTCTTCTACTGGCGATATTACCACAG GCTACAGAGAAGGTTGCTCTATTACTTGTATTCCTAGCAGCAGTGTTTGCCTTTGTTCCTCCAAAATACATATTGTTGGTGGTATTCGTTGAGTTTTACACAAGGGAGATGCCATATAGGAAAGAGAGTAGTGATAGATGGATAAGGAGGATTAGAGAATGGTGGGTCAGAATACCAGCTGCTCCTGTCCAGCTCGTTAAGCCTGATCATGAgtccaagaaaagaaaatga
- the LOC100818412 gene encoding methionine--tRNA ligase, chloroplastic/mitochondrial yields MAVRINSSIQNTLCLLNPPLFSLRYRASSLKLKPQLHFRQNPSRGALFCTCATTDITPQSTEHFVLTTPLYYVNAPPHMGSAYTTIAADAIARFQRLLGKSVIFITGTDEHGEKIATAAMAQGSTPPDHCNLISRSYKTLWKDLDISYDKFIRTTDSKHEAIVKEFYSRVLANGDIYRADYDGLYCVNCEEYKDEKELLDNNCCPVHLKPCVSRKEDNYFFALSKYQKALEDTLYRNPNFVQPSFRLNEVQSWIKSGLRDFSISRASVEWGIPVPDDKTQTIYVWFDALLGYISALSDDQEQPDLLKTVSSGWPASLHLIGKDILRFHAVYWPAMLMSAGLSLPKMVFGHGFLTKDGMKMGKSLGNILEPNDLVNKFGTDAVRYFFLREVEFGNDGDYSEERFINIVNAHLANTIGNLLNRTLGLLKKNCQSILVVDSTTAAEGNEFKDNVEKLVDKAHIHYENLSLSSACEAVLEIGNVGNLYMDQRAPWSLFKQGGTAAEAAAKDLVIILETVRIIAIALFPVTPSLSWRIYAQLGYSRDQFDAATWRDTKWGGLKGGQVMAQPKPVFARIENQTEVEDKGVAVRKTKKSKAKPKQPQEVAGA; encoded by the exons ATGGCAGTGAGAATAAACAGCTCCATTCAAAACACCCTCTGTCTCCTCAACCCTCCTCTGTTTTCCCTCCGTTACAGAGCTTCTTCCCTGAAGTTGAAACCCCAATTGCATTTTCGTCAAAACCCCTCTCGAGGAGCTTTATTCTGCACATGCGCCACCACCGATATCACTCCCCAAAGTACCGAACACTTTGTCCTCACTACCCCTCTCTACTACGTCAATGCTCCTCCCCACATGGGTAGCGCTTACACCACCATCGCTGCCGATGCCATTGCTCGCTTCCAG CGGCTATTGGGGAAGAGTGTTATATTTATTACTGGCACGGATGAACATGGGGAGAAAATTGCAACTGCTGCCATGGCTCAGGGTTCCACCCCTCCTGACCATTGCAATCTCATATCTCGATCTTACAAGACGCTTTGGAAAGAT TTAGATATTTCTTACGACAAGTTCATTAGAACAACTGATAGCAAGCATGAAGCAATTGTGAAGGAATTTTATTCAAGAGTGCTTGCCAATGGTGACATCTACCGAGCTGATTATGATGGACTTTATTGTGTAAACTGTGAGGAATATAAG GATGAGAAGGAACTTCTTGATAATAATTGTTGTCCAGTTCACCTAAAGCCTTGTGTTTCAAGGAAAGAGGACAATTACTTTTTTGCACTGTCAAAATATCAGAAGGCATTGGAGGATACTCTTTATAGAAATCCGAATTTTGTGCAGCCATCTTTCCGTTTAAATGAG GTTCAAAGTTGGATCAAAAGTGGCTTGAGGGACTTTTCCATTTCCCGAGCATCAGTTGAGTGGGGCATTCCTGTTCCTGATGACAAGACCCAGACTATATATGTATGGTTTGATGCTTTACTAGG CTATATATCAGCACTATCTGATGATCAGGAACAACCTGATTTACTTAAAACTGTTTCTTCAGGTTGGCCAGCTTCACTGCACTTGATTGGTAAG GATATTCTACGCTTCCATGCTGTTTACTGGCCAGCTATGCTAATGTCTGCTGGACTAAGCCTTCCTAAAATGGTATTTGGCCATGGATTCTTGACAAAG GATGGAATGAAGATGGGCAAGTCACTAGGGAATATACTTGAACCAAACGATTTGGTTAATAAATTTGGGACAGATGCAGTTAGATACTTCTTCCTCAGAGAGGTGGAATTTGGCAATGATGGAGACTATTCAGAGGAACGCTTCATCAATATTGTGAATGCACATCTTGCCAATACAATTG GAAATCTTCTTAATCGGACACTAGGACTTCTGAAAAAGAACTGCCAATCAATTCTGGTGGTGGATTCCACTACAGCTGCTGAAGGAAATGAATTCAAGGACAATGTAGAGAAGCTG GTTGATAAAGCTCACATTCACTATGAAAATCTCTCTCTGTCATCAGCTTGTGAGGCTGTTCTGGAGATTGGTAATGTTGGGAATTTGTATATGGATCAGCGTGCACCATGGTCTCTCTTTAAGCAAGGGGGCACTGCTGCTGAAGCAGCTGCTAAG GACCTTGTAATTATATTAGAGACAGTGAGGATTATTGCAATTGCACTCTTTCCTGTTACACCAAGCTTGAGTTGGAGAATATATGCACAACTTGGCTATTCCAGGGACCAATTTGATGCAGCAACCTGG AGAGACACCAAGTGGGGTGGGCTTAAGGGTGGCCAAGTCATGGCTCAACCTAAACCAGTCTTTGCTAGGATTGAAAACCAAACTGAAGTGGAAGACAAAGGGGTTGCAGTCAGAAAGACTAAGAAAAGCAAAGCGAAGCCGAAACAACCTCAAGAAGTTGCCGGAGCCTAG
- the LOC100793560 gene encoding thioredoxin-like fold domain-containing protein MRL7L, chloroplastic, which yields MALPHSIILPFSSIISPCCLPKHKPTNFTLPFKLNGDSCRSIRIPSRVQALKSDGGKWKKRGQEASSDTDDDDDDDDAPQRFNKNDPYLMSPEERLEWRRNIRQVLDRKPDVEEELDPLEKKKKLEKLLEDYPLVVDEDDPDWPEDADGWGFSLGQFFDKITIKNKKKDDDDDDDNDDVDRPEIMWQDDNYIRPIKDIKTAEWEETVFKDISPLIILVHNRYKRPKENEKIRDELEKAVHIIWNCRLPSPRCVAIDAVVETELVAALQVSIFPEIIFTKAGKILFRDKAIRSAEEWSKVMAYFYYGAAKPSCLNSLTYSQENIPSIVTDNPVS from the exons ATGGCGCTGCCCCATTCCATCATTCTGCCCTTCTCGTCCATCATTTCACCATGTTGTCTTCCCAAACATAAACCTACCAATTTCACCCTTCCCTTTAAGCTG AATGGTGATAGCTGTAGATCAATAAGAATCCCAAGCAGAGTTCAAGCACTCAAATCTGATGGTGGTAAATGGAAGAAGAGAGGGCAAGAAGCATCTAGTGACACTGATGACGACGATGACGATGACGATGCACCTCAGCGGTTTAATAAAAATGACCCTTACCTTATGAGTCCTGAGGAGAGACTGGAATGGAGGAGGAACATAAGACAGGTGTTGGATAGGAAACCTGATGTTGAAGAGGAGTTAGACCCtctggaaaagaagaaaaaactggaGAAGCTTTTGGAGGATTACCCTCTTGTTGTGGACGAGGATGATCCTGATTGGCCAGAAGATGCTGATGGTTGGGGATTCAGCTTGGGCCAGTTTTTCGACAAGATTACCATtaagaacaagaaaaaggatgatgatgatgatgacgacAACGATGATGTTGATCGTCCAGAAATCATGTGGCAAGATGATAATTACATTCGTCCCATCAAAGACATAAAGACTGCCGAATGGGAGGAGACTGTATTCAAAGACATAAGTCCCTTGATTATTCTCGTGCACAATCGATATAAAAG gcCAAAGGAGAATGAAAAAATTCGGGATGAACTAGAGAAGGCTGTGCATATCATATGGAACTGCAGGTTGCCCTCACCAAGA TGTGTTGCGATTGATGCTGTTGTTGAGACTGAACTGGTTGCTGCACTTCAAGTATCAATATTCCCAGAAATTATCTTTACTAAAGCAGGCAAGATTTTGTTCCGTGATAAAG CCATTCGCAGTGCAGAAGAGTGGTCAAAAGTCATGGCTTACTTTTACTATGGTGCAGCAAAACCATCCTGTTTGAATAGTTTGACATATTCTCAAGAAAATATTCCTTCTATTGTCACTGACAATCCAGTGTCCTGA
- the LOC100819482 gene encoding uncharacterized protein isoform X2, whose amino-acid sequence MEGMWENILRNHQHSLKSLFHRSKPSSPNAAAADESAYSPKPIPLLSHLANSVVSRCSKILGMSPQELQHCFDSELPMGVKELLTYARHLLEFCSYKALHKLIHNSDFLNDNDFRRLTFDMMLAWEAPSVHTLSDNPSSSSSKEETAGDEDDASLFYSSSTNMALQVDDKKTVGLEAFSRIAPVCVPIADVVTVHNLFHALTSTSAHRLHFLVYDKYLRFLDKVIKNSKNVMAVSAGNLQLAEGEIVLHVDGTIPTQPVLQHIGITAWPGRLTLTNYALYFESLGVGVYEKAVRYDLGTDMKQVIRPDLTGPLGARLFDKAVMYKSTSVVEPVYFEFPEFKANLRRDYWLDISLEILRAHKFIRKYYLKEVQKSEVLARALLGIFRYRAVREAFRFFSSHYKTLLTFNLAETLPRGDIILQTMSKSLTNLAAVSVKRDIPVTVDTKRQPAVSPVAVMALFYLGFKSKKVTDICEEATFVSDIRVGEIHPLEVAVKKSLLDTGKAEAAQATVDQVKVEGIDTNVAVMKGVDPVLYSIHFYVYGNSHALAKASQKGKTIRSLYSNSSPKSKCCRTTADVTRGHYTV is encoded by the exons ATGGAGGGAATGTGGGAGAACATTCTTCGAAACCATCAGCACTCGCTGAAATCCCTATTCCACCGGAGCAAGCCTTCTTCTCCCAACGCCGCCGCCGCCGATGAGTCCGCCTATTCCCCCAAACCCATCCCCCTGCTCTCTCATCTCGCCAACTCCGTCGTCTCTCGCTGTTCCAA GATCCTTGGAATGTCGCCACAGGAATTGCAACACTGCTTCGATTCGGAACTCCCCATGGGCGTCAAAGAGCTTCTCACCTACGCCAGACACCTCTTGGAGTTCTGTTCCTACAAAGCTCTTCACAAACTCATTCATAACTCCGATTTCTTAAACGACAACGATTTCCGTCGTTTAACCTTCGACATGATGCTCGCTTGGGAGGCTCCCAGCGTCCACACCCTCTCA GATAACCCTTCTTCAAGTTCAAGTAAAGAGGAAACCGCTGGTGATGAGGATGACGCCTCCTTGTTCTATTCGAGTTCCACCAATATGGCGCTTCAG gtCGATGACAAGAAGACGGTGGGTCTAGAGGCTTTCTCGCGGATTGCTCCTGTCTGTGTTCCCATTGCTGATGTTGTAACTGTCCACAATCTCTTCCATGCACTCACTAGTACTTCCGCGCACCGCCTTCATTTTCTTGTTTATGACAAAtacctaagattccttgacaa GGTTATCAAGAATTCTAAGAATGTGATGGCTGTATCTGCTGGAAATCTTCAGCTTGCCGAAGGAGAGATCGTCCTCCATGTTGACGGGACAATTCCAACTCAACCAGTTCTTCAACATATTGGAATCACTGCATGGCCTG GGCGGTTGACCCTCACCAATTATGCTCTGTACTTTGAGTCACTGGGAGTTGGTGTATATGAGAAAGCTGTTCGATATGATCTGGGCACAGACATGAAACAGGTCATAAGGCCTGATCTGACTGGGCCCCTTGGTGCTCGCCTTTTTGATAAAGCTGTGATGTATAAATCAACTTCTGT AGTAGAGCctgtttattttgaattccCTGAATTTAAAGCAAACTTGCGTCGTGACTATTGGTTGGACATTAGTCTGGAGATCTTGCGTGCACACAAGTTTATCAGGAAATACTACCTTAAGGAGGTACAAAAATCAGAAGTGCTTGCCAGGGCTCTTCTGGGCATTTTCCGCTATCGTGCAGTTAGAGAAGCTTTCCGGTTTTTCTCATCCCACTATAAAACTTTACTTACGTTTAACCTAGCTGAAACTCTTCCGCGGGGAGACATAATCTTGCAAACCATGTCAAAGAGCTTAACAAATTTGGCTGCTGTTTCTGTTAAACGGGATATTCCTGTAACTGTAGATACAAAAAGGCAGCCGGCAGTGTCTCCAGTAGCAGTTATGGCACTTTTCTATCTTGGATTCAAATCAAAAAAGGTGACTGATATTTGTGAGGAAGCAACTTTTGTCAGTGATATCAGAGTTGGTGAGATACATCCCTTGGAAGTGGCAGTGAAAAAGTCCCTTCTGGACACTGGAAAAGCGGAAGCTGCACAGGCAACAGTGGACCAAGTGAAGGTTGAAGGAATTGATACAAATGTTGCAGTAATGAAg GGGGTGGATCCAGTACTTTATTCCAtccatttttatgtttatggCAATTCTCATGCTCTGGCGAAGGCATCTCAGAAAGGGAAGACCATTAGAAGCCTTTATAGTAACTCCTCCCCCAAATCGAAATGCTGTAGAACAACTGCTGACGTTACAAGAGGCCATTACACAGTTTGA
- the LOC100818942 gene encoding CASP-like protein 4C2: protein MRSPQPLRSGGDNSCSPSHNPRFHSTVAEHKLRRFNLLILVFRLTSFSFSLASSVFMLTNTRGSDSPHWYHYDTFRFVLAANAIVVVYSMFEMGASVWEISRGVTLFPEVLQIWFDFGHDQVFAYLLLSASAAGTSMARTLKEMETCRASNAFCVQTDIAIALGYAAFLFLGFTSLLTGFRVVCFIINGSRFHL from the exons ATGCGATCACCTCAGCCTCTTCGCAGCGGCGGCGATAACAGTTGTTCGCCGTCGCATAACCCTCGTTTCCACTCGACGGTGGCGGAACACAAACTACGTCGCTTCAACTTGCTAATACTCGTGTTCCGCCTCacctccttctccttctccctcgCCTCCTCCGTTTTCATGCTCACCAACACTCGTGGCTCCGATTCTCCTCACTGGTACCACTACGACACCTTCAG ATTCGTTCTAGCGGCGAATGCGATAGTGGTGGTGTACTCAATGTTCGAAATGGGAGCGTCGGTGTGGGAAATTTCACGAGGCGTAACACTGTTCCCCGAAGTGTTGCAAATATGGTTCGACTTCGGGCATGACCAG GTGTTCGCGTACCTGTTGTTGTCGGCGAGCGCGGCGGGGACGTCGATGGCGAGAACGCTGAAGGAGATGGAGACGTGTAGAGCGAGCAATGCGTTCTGCGTGCAAACGGACATAGCCATAGCGTTGGGATACGCGGCGTTTCTGTTCCTAGGGTTTACCTCGCTCCTAACGGGCTTCCGCGTCGTCTGTTTCATAATCAACGGTTCCCGTTTTCATCTCTGA
- the LOC102659688 gene encoding probable disease resistance protein At5g47250: MKQKSSELPNDLVGENFNRNIEQMWELLGDDQVFIIGIHGMAGVGKTALVTYIENDITRKGSFKHAVVTVSQVFSIFKLQNDIANRIGMTPDEDDERMRAIKLSLVLERKEKTVLILDDVWKNIDLQKVGVPLRVNGIKLILTSRLEHVCHQMDCLPNKAWELFLLKLGNQATPAKLPHEVEKIARSIVKECDGLPLGISVMASTMKGVNDIRWWRHALNKLQKSEMEVKLFNLLKLSHDNLTDNMQNFFLSCALYHQIGRKTLVLKFFDEGLINDTASLERVLDEGLTIVDKLKSHSLLLESDYLHMHGLVQKMVCHILNQSYMVNCNEGLTKAPDMQEWTADLKKGFLDAEQYKENPEWHVTKVSKLVHFDF; the protein is encoded by the exons ATGAAGCAAAAGTCTTCTGAGTTGCCAAATGACTTGGTTGGTGAAAATTTTAACAGGAATATTGAGCAGATGTGGGAACTTTTAGGGGATGATCAAGTCTTCATAATTGGCATACATGGAATGGCAGGAGTGGGAAAAACAGCCCTAGTAACTTATATTGAGAACGATATAACTAGAAAGGGCAGTTTTAAACATGCCGTTGTTACTGTTTCCCAAGTTTTTAGCatttttaaattgcaaaatGACATTGCAAATAGAATAGGCATGACacctgatgaagatgatgagagAATGAGAGCTATAAAGTTGTCCTTAGTgttggaaagaaaagaaaaaacagtgCTTATTTTGGATGATGTTTGGAAGAATATTGATCTACAGAAGGTGGGAGTTCCTCTTAGAGTGAATGGCATTAAATTGATTCTGACAAGTCGTTTGGAACATGTTTGTCACCAAATGGATTGCCTACCAAATA AAGCCTGGGAGTTATTTTTGCTGAAACTTGGAAACCAGGCAACACCTGCAAAACTTCCTCATGAAGTAGAAAAGATTGCAAGATCAATTGTTAAGGAATGTGATGGCTTACCTCTTGGAATCAGTGTGATGGCTAGCACCATGAAAGGGGTAAATGACATCCGTTGGTGGAGACATGCATTGAATAAACTTCAAAAATCAGAAATGGAAGTAAAGCTCTTCAACTTGTTAAAACTTAGTCACGATAATTTAACTGACAACATGCAGAATTTTTTCTTATCCTGTGCGTTATACCATCAAATTGGGAGAAAAACATTGGTTTTGAAGTTCTTTGATGAGGGACTGATTAATGATACAGCAAGTTTGGAGAGAGTATTGGATGAGGGACTTACCATAGTTGATAAACTCAAAAGCCATTCTTTGTTGTTGGAAAGTGATTATCTCCATATGCATGGTTTAGTGCAGAAAATGGTATGCCACATATTGAACCAGAGTTACATGGTGAATTGTAATGAAGGATTGACAAAGGCACCTGACATGCAGGAGTGGACAGCTGATTTAAAAAAAGGTTTCCTTGATGCAGAACAATATAAAGAAAATCCCGAATGGCACGTCACCAAAGTGTCCAAACTTGTCCACTTTGATTTTTAG